The sequence TTTCTTCTGTTCCTCCTTCTACCGTTGCTGTTCCGCCTCCCATAAGCCGGACACCTTGGTGGAAAAGCAGTACTTTTTGGAAAGCGGCTGCGGTGACGGCTGGCATCGTGGGGTTAGGTTTTGGGACCTATATGCTAGCCAGCCAGTACGAGCATTCCGCACCGGACACAAACCATACGGGAGTACCCCCACCGGATACAAATATTCCCAACAGCATACGGCCACCAGCCTGGGTGGAGCCGATCTCCCGTGATATGGCGAATGGTGTTCTCAGCGAGCGCTCGCTGGCGGCAATGCAGAACTTGCCAGAGAATTGGACAGAGACGCTGGCGCGGCATAACCCAGAAGCGGCGCACAAGCTGCACCAGGTGCTCGGACAGTATATTGACGGTCAAGAGAAAGTTGCTGGAATGCTGGCCGATAGTCAGATGCGAGCGCTTCGCGATTGTGGGGGCGTGGCGATCGCTGGTTATACACCAGGAGATGAGAGCGCTACCCTGGCGTTTATCAATCAAACGTTTGCACGGTATGGACTGTCAGAGCAGTTCGCCAGCTATGCGGATGCACAAACGTACATCGCGCAGCACGCCGCCCAGCAGTATGGCAAGGTTGACCAACTCTTGGGACTAGATACGGAAACGACTTATCGGCGTTTTGATACCGCTATCCAATCCGTACCGGGTGATGGTATTTATGAACAACTACGCCAACAGTGGGCAGGGCAGGGAGCAGCCTTACAAGAGGTTCGGCAAAAATTGGCGCACTCTTTACAAGCCACGACAGCCGTTCCTGGGTTACAACCTGCCACAACAAGCGGCACAGGATTAGCCATGCTGCCAGTACCAGCACCATCGTTATCCCACATAGCGCTAACGATGGGGACAGGTGTTTCTCAAATGGCGACACGAATGGCGCTCGCCCATGCGGTTCCGGTGGTAGGGGCCGCCATTACCGCCTACAGCCTTGGCAAGCGCACCTATGACCATTTAATGACCAAAGCGGATACCTTGGGGATTTTAGAAGAGCGAAAAGATAGTCCCCTGGTGGAACGCCTCCTCCACAGTCCAGGAGATATGGGCCGCACCGTTGCAAAAGCGGTTAAGGACGCACCAACCGATTTTAAAAATATGCTGCAACGGTTTGCGAAAGTCGCACAACACACCATCACCGCAACGGCACAGGTTATCAAAAACCGCACGCTATTGCCTCCTGCACTGGGCAATGAGGTGGAGGATGTTGCCGCATACCTATCCGGGTATTCCTCTGAGCGCAAAGGATACTAGAAGGTAGGGAGCTATCGTTAAAAGAGGGTATTGCGAGGTGACGGACTCATAATTGTTTCATTGGTGCCTCCTTAGTAGAAATTAAAAAATAAAGACAATTTTTAGCCAAGTAAATAAGAATTTTGGCGTTGCATAATGGCAGTATGAATTGAGGTGTAACTTGATGGAATGTCCACGTTGTGGGTCGTCTCACACCCGTAAAAATGGCAAGAAAAGAGGTAAACAAAATCACATTTGTTGTGATTGTAATCGCCAATTCATTGATCGCTATGAACCGCCCCAGGGATACAGTGATGAAGTGAAGCGGGAATGCCTAAAAATGTACGTTAATGGTATGGGATTTCGCGCCATCGAACGGGTCAAAGGCGTTCATCACACAACATTGATTACTTGGGTAAAACTTGTGGGAGAACTGCTACCTGAGACCTATGATCCAGAGACAATTCCAGAAGTTGGCGAACTTGATGAGCTAGAAACTTTCGTCGGCTCAAAAAAAACAAAATCTGGCTTTGGACAGCAGTAAATCACTTCAAACAAGGTATTTTAGCGTGGGTTTTGGGCGACCATAGCGCCGAGACTTTTCGACCGTTATGGGATATTGTGGGTACTTGGCAATGCTATTTTTATGTCACGGATGGATGGTTGGTCTATCCAGGCTTTATTCCTGAAGGCGACCAGATTGTTAGCAAGACTTACATGACACGAGTTGAGGGGGAAAACACCCGACTGCGCCACTATCTCGCTCGATTGCATCGTAAAACGCTATGTTATTCCAAATCAGTACAAATGCTGAGGTATTCAATTCGATTGTTACTTTATTATCTCCGATTTTGGGATGTTCCGATTCCTCAATGATTCATACCGCGATTATGCAACGCCAGAATTTTTTATGAAGAGTGGCGGCTTTTCATTATGGCCGCTGCGCGTTGGTTTTTGGGTTTGTGTTTGCCAGACGCGGGGACATTTTCAAGGTCAAGCCCTTGCGGGTGGGCGGCGGGGTATCCCAGCTTCCTCCCCTTCGCTGCGCTGCGCTTTCGCTTCGTTTCGTGCAGCCGGGAACCCTCCCCCGCGCCCAACCTTGAAAACGTCCTTTCCGCTGTCTGGCTTTCACAAAAGCAGCAGCGCGCTGCTGGAGATAGGAAAGGAACGGACACCATGAAACCCCACCCCATACAAAACGCTTGCGGTGACGTTGGCAAGCTGGCGAATCGCTTAATCCACGGAGATTGCATCGAGGTCATGCAATCCCTGCCCACGGGAAGTATGGATTTTATCCTCACCGACCCCCCTTATCTGGTGAAATACCAATCCCGCGACGGGCGCAGCATCATGAATGACGATAACGATCGCTGGTTATTGCCCGCCTTTGAGGAGATGCACCGGGTACTGAAGGATAACAGCTTTTGCATCAGTTTTTACGGCTGGCACAAGGTGGATCGCTTCATGGATGCCTGGAAGCGGGTGGGTTTTCGCCCCGTGGGACACTTCACCTTTATCAAGCACTATGCCTCCAGTCAGTCCTTTACCCAGTTTGCCCATGAGAACGCCTATTTGCTGATTAAGGGCAACCCCGACCGACCGCAGAAAGCCCCCCGCGATGTCATGCCCTGGGGGAAATACACTGGGAACAAACTGCACCCCACCCAAAAACCCGTAGAGCCGTTAGGGGCACTGATTGAAGCCTACACCGTCCCCGGTGCCTTAGTTTTAGACCCCTTCTCTGGTTCTGCCTCCACGGCGGTAGCCGCCAGAAGCAAAGGACGTGCTTTTTTCGCCATCGAAAAAGACCCAGCCTATTACGGCATCGCCAAAAAACGGCTGTTTGCCGACGCTTAACGAGACACGACCCCCACCTCAAACCCAACGGAGACAAACAATGGACACCACTTTTCCCAAACATCCCCACATCACGGTACGGCTTACAGGCAAAGACGGAAACGCCTTTATGATTCTGGGATTGTGCCAGCGTGCCGCCAGAGCCGCCGGATTACCCACCGAAGAGCTAGAAGCCTTCCGTAAGGAAGCCACCAACGGTAACTTTGAGCATCTGCTTGTTACCGTGATGCGCTGGTTTTCGTGTGAATAACCCGCCGTTCTGCGGGGTGCTGCTTAAACTTGGGCAGCATCCCCAAGGCGGAATTTCCCAAAGCCCAATCAAGCAGGAGTAAACCCCATGACCAAAAATACCGATCGCATCCTTACCGAGATTGCTAAAAAGCATCTTCCCTTTGAAACCCTGGAAACCCGGATGAGCGGGGACTTAGATTTTCGCGAGGTAGGCGTTTTTAGCCTTAAATCCGCTTTGCGAGAAGCCTTTGACGCAGGTAAACGCGCCGCTCGCCAGCCAAAAGCGATCGCCACGATGCAGACCCTGCAAGATGTTAATCAGGAGTTGCTGGAAGCCTTGAGCGACCTTTTAGACTTTGCCGAATTATATGGTTTCAAAGGCCGCACAACCTATGAAGACTGGAGCGGGTATTTTGAAGCCGCCAGAGCGGCGATCGCCAAAGCCCAAACCTTAATGTAAACAAAACGGCGTGCGGCAAATGGTTGTACTATTTGCCGTATGTTCGACCCATAGGACGCGACATCATGACCAATAAGCGCCAGCCGCCGAACAACACCGGAAAAAAGAGTCTCACATACCCGGTAATGAAAGCGAAATGCGCCACCTGTCCTTTTCGCACCGATGAACGGGGGCAGTATGTGTGCCCAGATGTCACAAAGCGCGTGATGCAGCGTGTTGTATCGGAAGCATCGCAGATATGCCATCATCCCCAATTATCGGGTAAACAGGAAACCCATTTATGCCGGGGGGCGCGGGATTTTCAGTTAGAGATTTTTCACCGCCTTGGGGTGATTGATGCGCCCACCGATGCGGCATGGCAACGGCGTTTATATGAGAGCGGAAGCGCCACAACCCCAACCAAATCCCCAGTTAATGTTCCAACTGCTTGACCATCTCCACGTTACAGCCTTCCGTGTGACAGAACAGCTTGCCGCCACTGCTTGCCATTGCTGAAAAGCCGCAGGCGGGACATTCGTACTTAATGCGCGTCTTGCGGGGTTTTTCAAGCTGCACCTGGTTTTTGAGGGGAAAAAAGTGGCTCACCGCATCAGGGCGAATAGCGGCATATCTACCCTGTTCGTCCACTTTATGCTTGAGATTCAACCCGCACGCCTCCTCACACGGCAAGCCAATTTCCGCCATTTTTTTAGTAAATTCCACACTGCAATAACGCTCAATTTTCGAGGGTTCACCGTGGGTATGTTCCCACAAATTCACCATACAGCGCACCAGCATTTGAAAGATTAGATCATCATCCAACGTTAACAGCCAGGGATTGAGGCAGATTTCATGTAGGTTTTTTTCGCCTAACCGTGCCCAAGTCCCCCTTTTGAAATACCCCCAAGAACGCCCCTTGGCGTTAAAAGTGAGGATGCAGGGGGGAAGGCTGGCATTAAAAAGCTGCTCGTTGAAATACTCAAAGGCTTGGTCATAGCTAACCCACAATTCCAGGTTCGGACTGATGGGGGCATGAGGGGGCGCGGTTTCCGTAAGGAGTGTTTCGGCTTCTTGTGTTTCGGTATCCGTCATAGTGTGCCCTCCTCGAAAATGTGCGCCAGGTCAGGTGCTACAGCCTGCCTTGTTGTTATAGTTAAACCCTCAGTAGCAGGGCATAAATATAAAAACAAGATAAAAGTAAATATACTTACCTGTACACAATCAACAATAATTCTCCCTACAAATCAAAAGCCGCCGCAAGTTCATCTTGTTTTTGGTGTTCCGGTAATTTGTGCCCCTTGTTCTCCTCTTGTTTCTTCCGCTTGTCCGTTCCCTTGTTTGCCCCCTTGTTTGTCGGTGGGGCGGCTGTCTGTGCTGGCTTTGGTGTTTCTAAGGGGGCAGGGATGTTTTGCGCCCCAGTATCTGCGGTGGTTGTGGTTGGTGCTGGCTTGGTGTTATCTGGTTTTTTGGTGCGTTTTTTGGGCGGCTGTTCCTCTTCTGGTAAGGGCGGATAGCCAAACAGTTCCCGATCCACATTGCGGGTGAGAAACTTTTCCAGATTCTCCTCATAAACCCGTTTATCTAAAATGTTGCGAGCAAGGAGTTGCTCCAGGTAACGCCCCAAGATAATCAGCTTGCGGCTTTCCAATTTCCGATCGGCGGTTTTAATATCCTGTTCGAGCTTCTTAGTCTTTTGTTGCAAGGTTTCCAGGCGTTGCCGTCGTCTTTCCAGGGATTCGGACATAGTGCCGTCCTCCAAAAAAGGTCTTGTTTTTGTAAAAATTATGCCTAATAATCCTAAATAGGACAAAGGACTTTAGATAATTTCATTCTATCTCGCTGCCGAATGAGGCGGCATTGTGGTTTTACTGCCACTTTTGCGTGTAGGGTAGAGGTAGGGTAAGGGAGTAGCTGGGAGACGGCGAGAAGGCAGCCCAGAAAAGAGAAAGCATCCTTAATATTCTTCCGTGTGCGGCGGCGAAATATGCCGTTGTGCGGTTTCCTACGAGAGCGCCCCAGCGCGAAGAGCGCAGTTATACATTGCCCCTGCAAGCAGGGCGAAAAACGCCTAGACGGCGCTTTTCGTTCGCAATGTCACTGCGCCGGGGGACGACCCCCAGACCCCCGAACCACAAATGTGCCGCAGATTACAGGGAGATAGGAGTGTATCGGCTACTGTGCGTGGCATAAAATAAAAATATCAATCTTGAGGGCTGGCTTGTGGTACAGGCAGCGTATTACCGTTTCGAGAACAAGATTGTCACCCGTGGTAAGGGGCACTCGGCAGTGGCTGCTGCTGCGTATAATGCGGCAGAGAAGCTGTATGACGACCGCACGGGCACACGCTACGATTTCAGCCGCAAGAAGGATGTTTATCATACGGAAATTCTCGCCCCTGCCAATGCCCCAGCTTGGGTGTTTGAGCGCAGCAAACTCTGGAATCATGCCGAACAGCAAGAGAAGCGTGTCGATTCCCAGGTAGCGCGGCACTTCATTCTGTCCTTGCCCAATTTTCTGCCCCACGAGGACAAAATCCAGGTCACGCGCCAGTTTTTGCAACGGGAATGTGTGGCGAAGGGGATGATTGCCGATGTCTGCTTTCACGACTTTGATGGGGACAAGAAAGAGAATCCTCACGCCCACGTCCTCCTTACCATGCGGGAGATGCACCCATCGGGGTTTGCCACCAAGAAAAACCGCCAGTGGAACAAAAAAGAACAGCACCAGGAATGGCGGGAGAAATGGGCGGCGCACCTCAACAAGCATTTCGAGCAGCATGGTTATGATGCCCATGTGGATCACCGTAGCTATGAAGCGCAGGGTATTGACCGCGTAGCGGGGATTCACGAAGGGCGGGCGGCTACAGCCATTCGTCAAGAAATTGCCGCCGGAAAACGTACAGAAACCACCTCCGCCATAGACTTCAACGCCAAGGTTGCGGAACTGAACCGCCTCAAGGAAGAGATTCGCCGGGAAGAGGAAGCCATCCGTAAAGAAGAACAACGGCTACTGGAGAAACTCACCGCCGAGCAGGATAACCGCAAACCCGTCCCCGAAGCCCTTCAGGACACAACCCGCAAGGTTATGGAACTCCAGGCACAGAAAACGGTAAACTACGAGGAAATCACCCAGGAAGTGCTGAAAACAGCTACGAGGACGCAGCAAGAATCTGCCCCCGTTGCCGCCGTTCCCACGCCAACCGACGCGGCGAAACACCCTCGTAAAGAGATACCGAAGAAGCCTTCCAAGGGCGATCGCCCGCCACCAGATAATCCTGACCGTACCACCCGTGCTGTACAGCGCCAGCTAGAAGCGATGGGGGGTAATGGTTGGTTTGAGATTGGCATTAGTAACGAAAAAGAGGGATATTTCACCGAACGCACCTGGCATAAAGACCAGCTCCTCCAGCTTGACCCGGAAACGAACAAAGCACCCATTCTCAGTTACCTGAAACAGGAGAATGCCAAAGGCAGCCATATTTATGTGCGCCCTGCGCCCCATGCAAACGGTGACAGCCAGGGATTAATTCTTATCGACGACCTCGACCCGGTAATGGCAGAAGAATTACGTAGCAAGGGTTTAGAACCATCGCTGCTTGTGGAAACTAGCCACAAGAACTGCCAAGCTTGGGTTCGGATAAGCGATCGCGTGACGCGGGAAGAAGCGACACATCTGGCAAAACTGCTTGCTAAGGAAACGGGCGGCGACCCTGCCAGCGCCAGCTATCAGCACTATGGACGACTGGCTGGGTTTACCAACCGCAAAGACAAACATCTGGATGTCTACACAGGCAAGTATCCGTGGGTACTGGTGCATCATGCCCGATCTCAGCTTGCCAGCCGTGCTGGGGTGTTTCTGGAACAAGCACGAAGCGTCCTTGCCCAGGAGCGAGTCGTGCAGCAGCAAGCCTTGGAAAAACGTGCCGACCTCCTACGGGAGAGCGCCAGTAACGATGAATTGAGGCAGGCACTCCAAACCTTCAAAACTATCAGCACCTCCGTGGAGCGTAGGCATAATTTACACGACCCCAGCCGCCGGGATTGGGTGGTACTGAAGAAAATGGCGAAACGGGGGTATAGTTTGGCGGCGATGGAATATGCATTGCGCCACAGCGACGACCTGGAAACCCGTAAAAAAGGGCATGAAGAGGATTACATTCGTCGCACCATCGATAAAATTAGCCGTGACCCCGATGTGCTAATGACCTTGGCACGCAAGAAAGAGCGTCAAGAACGACAACCGCCCCATCACTCAGGAAGCCCCGGAAGTGCTTCTGGGCAAGCATCGCAAGATATTGCACCCCAGGCACCAAAGCCGGAGGAATCCGCCAAGGTGCAGGACAAGCGCGGGGAAGCTGAACAACGCCACTATTACAAAGACCGAGACCGATCTCGCCCTGCTGCATCTGCTCCAGACACACCAGGAGCGATGAAGCAGCCACCGGGGAAAACACCGTCGTCCTCTTCCGGTAGCTTTGGGCCAAAACACCGACGTACCAGTAGTAAAGAGCAAACAACCCCCTCTGGCAATGCTGCGCCAAGATTTACGCGGCGCACGTCAGGGGGTGGTTCTCCCACCATCCGGTTGCGGAACTACGACCCAGCCGCCATCCCAGCGTATCCACTGGGCAACATGGACAGTGACGTGGTGCGCTATGTTATCACTCAGATGCTGCACAGCGAGACAGCGCAAAAGCAGGTGAACAAAGCCTTGTGGGCTTTAACCCAGGACACCAGCACCTGGAAAAACCCCTGTGGTGCGGAATATCTCCAGGAGCTAGGGCGCATGGTGCGTGCCCGTGGAGCCGCCGCGCTCACGCCGCATACCGATGCGGAACTGGCTATCAAACTACGAATGGCGGGGTTTAGCAAGAAACAGATTGGCAAAACCTTGGAATACAACAGTCCCTTTGTGCGATCGCTCCCCGATGCACCAAGTCGCCATGCCTACCTGGCAGGTGGTATTGCTCCCGTGTTGAACCACCCCAAGACGACGCAAAAAATCACGGCTTTTCATCAGCACCGCATGGTGCAAGCTAAAGAGCTACCGGAAGCCCAGCGCGAAGCCTTCTTGCGAGAACATCGCTTCGAGAAGCTGAATATCGCTACCGTACCGCATCATCAGCCTGAGAAAGCACCACCGTCCTCCCAGCAGATGAAACAACAGCATCCAGAACAGGAACGGGAACGGTGAGAAAAAGCCTCTCCTACTTGCAATCATGAAATATATTCACATGCTTGTAAATTACATTTGTATCGATGAAAATACAGTTTTAATGTTATTTTAATGTCTTAAAAAATAAACTTTAATACCTAAAGCTAAGATAAGTTTATACAACTTCTGCCTCTAATTTCTCAAATGAGTAATAATCCGCAAAAAAAGATTTTGTTTCTATCATCTAATCCAAAAACTACAAAGCATCTTCGCTCAGATGAGGAAATGCGTGAAATTGATGCGGGACTTATGCGAGCTAGGCATCGAGACCAATTTGTTTTAGAGCAGAAGTGGGCTGTGCGACCGAGAGACATTCAGAGGGCAATGCTAGATGTTAACCCACAAATTGTTCACTTTTCTGGGCACGGGACAGGTGATAGTGGGCTGGTATTTGAGGATGAAACCGGGCTACCCAAGTTGGTGGATGGAGAAGCATTAGCAGAGCTATTTGAGTTATTTTCCGATCAGATCGAGTGTGTTCTGCTTAATGGCTGTTACTCGGAAGTGCAGGCTGAAGCTATAGCTCAATATGTTAGCTATGTGATCGGCATGAAGAATGAAATAGGAGATAAAGCAGCTATTGAATTTGCTGTGGGTTTTTATGATGCTCTAGGTTCTGGACAGAGTATTGAATTTGCCTATAGGTTTGCTTGTGTTGCAATTCGGTTAGCTGGTATTCCAGAACATCTAACCCCAGTGCTAAAAAAGAAACCTAGTGACGATGAAACAAATTCGATACAGCATCTACCTTCACACCAAGCTCTCAAAAACGAAACTGTTTCCTCATCTACATCCCAAGCCATTGAAGTTTTCTTTTCCTATGCTCATGAGGATGAAAAACTGCGAGATGAGCTAGAAAAACACCTCAAACTTTTACAGCGACAGGGTGTAATTAAGGCTTGGCATAATCGTGAAATTAGTGCTGGAAAAGAATGGGCTGGTGAAATTGATGCACGTATGGATGCAGCCAATATTATTTTGTTGCTAATTAGTGCAGACTTTTTGGCTTCGGATTATTGCTACGATATTGAGCTAACACGTGCAATGGAACGTCATGCGGCGGGAGAGGCTCGTGTTATTCCTGTTATCCTTCGAGAAGTTGATTGGAAGGGCGCACCTTTTAGTAAGCTCCAAGCCTTACCCCAAAATGCTAGACCTGTAACGAACTGGGAGAACCAGGATCAAGCATTTACAGATGTTGCAAAAGGAATTCGCAAAGTAGCTGAGGAACTAACTTCAAAAAAGTAAGAAATCCATCGTTAGATGATACTGAAGCGGTGGATATTCATGATCAAAAGTCTATTGTAAAATTTATTAATCGCATTATTAAGCGTACATCATTTCAGATTGTATTGAGTACTAGTTTCGTTACTACACTTGCATTGCTATTTTTACGTTTTATAGGTGGATTGCAACCTGCTGAACTCAAAATTTTTGATTTGCTAATGCAGCTTCGACCCCCGGAACCACCCGATCCACGTATAGTCATTATTGAGATTACAGAATCGGATGTTCAAGCACAATTTAGCCGACGCGAAGAAGGTAGTAGTTCAGTCTTGAAAGATCGTTCACTCAATAAGCTTTTGCAAAAACTAGAAAAGGGATCACCAAGAGTTGTTGGGTTAGATTTTTATCGTGATTTTCCCGTTCATCCAAGTGAGGCAAGCCTTAAGGAGAAACTAAAAAGAAACAACTGGTTAGTTACAGTATGCAAATTACCAGAGGTTGACGAAAACTTACAAGTGACAGATGCAGGTCTCTCTCCTCCAAATGATATTCCATCGAACGTTTTGTCTGAACGGGTAGGCTTTGCTGATTTATTGCAAGATAATGATAATGTAGTTCGCCGTCACTTCATGATTGCGGAATCGTTTCCCCAAACTAAATGCATTGCCGAACAAGCATTCAGTGTTGCTATCGCACTTAAATATTTAAAATATGAAAATTCTTTTTCATATCAACAGCCTAAATCTCCGAATCAATTATTAACAATTAATGGCAAAGAATTTAAACCAGTGGAGAGTTTTTATGGCAGTTATCAATGGCTCTCTCGCTTTGGCTATAGCATCCTTCTCAACTATCGTCAAACGGATGGTGGACCTAACAATATCGCTGTTAAAAAAGTGAGCCTTGAAAAGTTTCTGAGTGATAGCTTTTCTGTGGAAGATGTTCGCAATAAAATTGTCTTAATTGGTGCAACCGAAATAAAAGCTAATTCTGATATATGGAAAACACCATACGGTGTTGATATCCCTGGTGTGGTCGTTCATGCTCATGAAGTTAGCCAAATTATAAGTGCTGTTGTGGACGAACCTAATCGCTTATTGTTATGGTGCTGGCCAAAGTGGTATGACTTTATATGGGTTTTTGGGTGGGCTTTACTGGGAGGTAGTTTTGCTGTCCATTCTCGTCTGAAATGGCTTTTAATCAGGAATGGCTACACGCTTGGTATTTTATGTGCAATTTGCTACGTTGTGCTTGTTGGGACAGGAGGTTGGCTACCACTTATACCTCCTATATTAAGCTACTCCTTCACAAGTGGTATTGTATTTTATAGGTTATGTAGCTCTCGTGAGGAGAAATCTTCAGGTACTTAAACATGATTTTTTCAACCTCGCCCACTTTGAAAAAGCTTCTAATTTTTTGTATTGTTTTGAGCCTTGGTATCAATTCTTATATTCCACCAGTAGAGGCTCAACTATTTGGATGGCTACGATGGATATGGCCACCGAAACGGGTTGGCATACCACCTGGTAAGAGAAGCGGGGGAGCGGTTCGTGGTGACTGCCCTAAAACAGCAATTCCTCTTACAGCTTTAGTGCCTGCTAATGAGGAGGGATTAACTTTTATTGAGAAGACAGTTTCTCCTCATCCTAATTTTTGGTTTTATGTTCCCTATGCTGAAAGGGTTCCTTCTTCTTCTGGGCGGCGTTTAGAGTTTGTACTGCTGGATGATAGCGAAAGTATTTTTTACAAGGCAACATATTACCTCCCACAAAAGCAGTCCTCCGTAAAAATGGGTGGTGTCATCAGTGTGGCAATGCCGAAAACTATAAAACCCCTACAAGAAGGACGCAGGTATCGCTGGGTATTTTCGGTGATATGCAATCCAGCAAATCGTTCAGGGGATGCTACAGTCAATGGATGGATCGAGCATATTGCAATCGATCCTGCCTTTAATAATCAACTGGATGAAAAGATAAATCTTGAAAAAATTTCTAGTGATTACGCTGCTCAGGGAATATGGTACGAAACAGTAGGTACACTAGCAAAGCTTCTACGAGATGAAAAGTCGCCAAGTTCTAAACTTAAAAGAAATTGGAGTAGCCTGCTAGACTCAGTAGGTTTAGCCAAATTAAGTGCTGAACCTATAGTCCCTCGCGATAAATGTGAGGTTTGTAGAGGAATTCCCGCACGAGAACGTTCTGAGCCAAGTAAAACTACCTCCACTCACCATAAGCTGTGAAAGCAGCCCAGTTGTATGGAGTTTGCCAGCGACTATCTTGCCAGAGAGAAAGTTGGGCTGATCGAAGTGACTGGGTTGGAGATAATTTCTTTTCAAACATGTTCTGATAGAATAATGTCATTAATTTTGCTGTTGCCTCATCATTCACGCTCCACAAACTCACTACAAGACGCTCCGCGCCAGCAGACATTAAACCCCCAGTTAGTCCAGTTAATCCTTCTCTGATTATTTCTCTTTTTAATCCAGTACGGCAGCCGCTTAACACTACCAAATCTGCTGCTGACATATCCATATTAAAAGTACTGGAAGGTATAATTGAACCACGCTGTAATTCTCCAGTTTTACCAATAGCCGATAGAACAATTCCGGAGCGTTCTGGAGATTTTATATTGAAAAAACCATGAGTGGCAAAGTGGATTATGCGATATTGGTTTAACTTAGAGTCGAGAGCAGCCTGGTAACTGGCATCAAAGCCTAAAAATTGAGTTTGTTTGTTTGGAGGGACAAACTTTAGGATTTGCTCTGCTTCCTGTTTTGTCCCAGGTAGTGATGGATAGATTCCTTCTAAGTCAGATATTGTGTTATCGCTCGCTGCTGTTGTATTTTTGCTAGAGGACGTTTTCTTAATACGTTCATCCTCACGGTCAAGTACAGGATCGG is a genomic window of Calothrix sp. 336/3 containing:
- a CDS encoding DUF928 domain-containing protein — its product is MIFSTSPTLKKLLIFCIVLSLGINSYIPPVEAQLFGWLRWIWPPKRVGIPPGKRSGGAVRGDCPKTAIPLTALVPANEEGLTFIEKTVSPHPNFWFYVPYAERVPSSSGRRLEFVLLDDSESIFYKATYYLPQKQSSVKMGGVISVAMPKTIKPLQEGRRYRWVFSVICNPANRSGDATVNGWIEHIAIDPAFNNQLDEKINLEKISSDYAAQGIWYETVGTLAKLLRDEKSPSSKLKRNWSSLLDSVGLAKLSAEPIVPRDKCEVCRGIPARERSEPSKTTSTHHKL
- a CDS encoding DNA methyltransferase, with product MKPHPIQNACGDVGKLANRLIHGDCIEVMQSLPTGSMDFILTDPPYLVKYQSRDGRSIMNDDNDRWLLPAFEEMHRVLKDNSFCISFYGWHKVDRFMDAWKRVGFRPVGHFTFIKHYASSQSFTQFAHENAYLLIKGNPDRPQKAPRDVMPWGKYTGNKLHPTQKPVEPLGALIEAYTVPGALVLDPFSGSASTAVAARSKGRAFFAIEKDPAYYGIAKKRLFADA
- the mobQ gene encoding MobQ family relaxase; the encoded protein is MVQAAYYRFENKIVTRGKGHSAVAAAAYNAAEKLYDDRTGTRYDFSRKKDVYHTEILAPANAPAWVFERSKLWNHAEQQEKRVDSQVARHFILSLPNFLPHEDKIQVTRQFLQRECVAKGMIADVCFHDFDGDKKENPHAHVLLTMREMHPSGFATKKNRQWNKKEQHQEWREKWAAHLNKHFEQHGYDAHVDHRSYEAQGIDRVAGIHEGRAATAIRQEIAAGKRTETTSAIDFNAKVAELNRLKEEIRREEEAIRKEEQRLLEKLTAEQDNRKPVPEALQDTTRKVMELQAQKTVNYEEITQEVLKTATRTQQESAPVAAVPTPTDAAKHPRKEIPKKPSKGDRPPPDNPDRTTRAVQRQLEAMGGNGWFEIGISNEKEGYFTERTWHKDQLLQLDPETNKAPILSYLKQENAKGSHIYVRPAPHANGDSQGLILIDDLDPVMAEELRSKGLEPSLLVETSHKNCQAWVRISDRVTREEATHLAKLLAKETGGDPASASYQHYGRLAGFTNRKDKHLDVYTGKYPWVLVHHARSQLASRAGVFLEQARSVLAQERVVQQQALEKRADLLRESASNDELRQALQTFKTISTSVERRHNLHDPSRRDWVVLKKMAKRGYSLAAMEYALRHSDDLETRKKGHEEDYIRRTIDKISRDPDVLMTLARKKERQERQPPHHSGSPGSASGQASQDIAPQAPKPEESAKVQDKRGEAEQRHYYKDRDRSRPAASAPDTPGAMKQPPGKTPSSSSGSFGPKHRRTSSKEQTTPSGNAAPRFTRRTSGGGSPTIRLRNYDPAAIPAYPLGNMDSDVVRYVITQMLHSETAQKQVNKALWALTQDTSTWKNPCGAEYLQELGRMVRARGAAALTPHTDAELAIKLRMAGFSKKQIGKTLEYNSPFVRSLPDAPSRHAYLAGGIAPVLNHPKTTQKITAFHQHRMVQAKELPEAQREAFLREHRFEKLNIATVPHHQPEKAPPSSQQMKQQHPEQERER
- a CDS encoding TIR domain-containing protein; its protein translation is MSNNPQKKILFLSSNPKTTKHLRSDEEMREIDAGLMRARHRDQFVLEQKWAVRPRDIQRAMLDVNPQIVHFSGHGTGDSGLVFEDETGLPKLVDGEALAELFELFSDQIECVLLNGCYSEVQAEAIAQYVSYVIGMKNEIGDKAAIEFAVGFYDALGSGQSIEFAYRFACVAIRLAGIPEHLTPVLKKKPSDDETNSIQHLPSHQALKNETVSSSTSQAIEVFFSYAHEDEKLRDELEKHLKLLQRQGVIKAWHNREISAGKEWAGEIDARMDAANIILLLISADFLASDYCYDIELTRAMERHAAGEARVIPVILREVDWKGAPFSKLQALPQNARPVTNWENQDQAFTDVAKGIRKVAEELTSKK
- a CDS encoding IS1 family transposase (programmed frameshift) encodes the protein MECPRCGSSHTRKNGKKRGKQNHICCDCNRQFIDRYEPPQGYSDEVKRECLKMYVNGMGFRAIERVKGVHHTTLITWVKLVGELLPETYDPETIPEVGELDELETFVGFKKNKIWLWTAVNHFKQGILAWVLGDHSAETFRPLWDIVGTWQCYFYVTDGWLVYPGFIPEGDQIVSKTYMTRVEGENTRLRHYLARLHRKTLCYSKSVQMLRYSIRLLLYYLRFWDVPIPQ
- a CDS encoding CHASE2 domain-containing protein; its protein translation is MDIHDQKSIVKFINRIIKRTSFQIVLSTSFVTTLALLFLRFIGGLQPAELKIFDLLMQLRPPEPPDPRIVIIEITESDVQAQFSRREEGSSSVLKDRSLNKLLQKLEKGSPRVVGLDFYRDFPVHPSEASLKEKLKRNNWLVTVCKLPEVDENLQVTDAGLSPPNDIPSNVLSERVGFADLLQDNDNVVRRHFMIAESFPQTKCIAEQAFSVAIALKYLKYENSFSYQQPKSPNQLLTINGKEFKPVESFYGSYQWLSRFGYSILLNYRQTDGGPNNIAVKKVSLEKFLSDSFSVEDVRNKIVLIGATEIKANSDIWKTPYGVDIPGVVVHAHEVSQIISAVVDEPNRLLLWCWPKWYDFIWVFGWALLGGSFAVHSRLKWLLIRNGYTLGILCAICYVVLVGTGGWLPLIPPILSYSFTSGIVFYRLCSSREEKSSGT